Genomic window (Chryseobacterium bernardetii):
GAACAGAACCTATTTTTGAAAAACGTTCGGAAATGGTCCTCAGCCTTTCAATATCTTTTTCAATCTCATGTACGCCTTCGGAATCAGGATTTTCCAGCTTCATAATTTCCATCCAGCCAATCATGGAAGATAAAGGTGTTCCGATCTGATGTGCTGTTTCCTTTGCCAGCCCGGCCCAAAGATAACCTTCATCTGTCTTTTTAATGGTCTTAAAAAACCAGAAAGTAAATCCGAAATACAGCAGAATAAACAATCCTAGGATATAAGGCGAATATCTAAGGTTATTAAGCAGTCGGGAGTTGTCATAATACACGAACTGGTTATTCCCATCCGGAACCTTTATTTCGATCGGGTCATAGTTTTTCTCCATATTCATGATCAGATTATGGAGTTTTTGCGGACTTTTGATGGTGCTTTCAGGAATATTCCGATAATATCCCAGATCAAGGATGGGTTTTTTATACTTATCCGTTACAATAAACGGAATGGTGTTGTTAATATTAAGGATTTCAGGTAACAGATCCAGCACATCGGTATCAGGAGATTTTACCTCCTGCTGTATCCTGATAGCTTTGGAAAGCAGATTAATCCTTTTAATCTCCTCTTTCCGGAGGAAATTAATCAATGCTGTAGAAGACACTACAATGGCGATTACCAAAGTGGTCATTACAACAAAAATGATCCAGTTATTCAGTCTGGTTAATATAGATTTCCTCAAGGTTATTTATTTTAAAACAGTAAGAATTTTCTGCAGTTCTGCACTTCCGCTCCCCTGGTAATTATTGATAATAATTGAAAACACATACTTTTTCCCATCCTTTGAAGTATGATAGCCAGCAAAAGATTTGGTATCCCTCATTGTTCCGCTTTTCATTTTCATTCCATTGTCCTGAACTGGGAAGCCATCATAATAAGATTCAAACCAGGATTGTTTTTTAGCATATAAAAGTGCCTGTACTTCCGCTTTTGCTGCAACATAATTCTGTGGTGAAAGACCACTTCCATCCGCAAAATTGATCATGTTAGGGTTAATTCCTTTTGATTTCCAGAATTCCCTTAAATATGCTACTCCACTTTTGAAACTAGAGTTTCCTTTTTTCTCTTTTCCTAAAGTCTTCATAAGAGTTTCACCATAAAGATTAACACTTTTCCTCAAAAACCAATAAACTATTTTATCCAGTGTTGGAGATTGATAGGTAAGAATAATATTATTTTTAGGGGCTTCCAAAACCTGTTTCCCATCTAATTCAAGTTGTGAATTGGTAACCGCTTTCCCGGAAAGCTCAATACCGGACTCTTTTAGCCATTGCTTTACTTCTGCTGCCAGCTGTAAAGGTGGATTGGGTGTGGAACCTGAAACCGTTACTGTTTTTCCTCCGGGAAGCATTCCATTAATTAATGCAACATTAGAATGTGGTGCTGTAAAGATCAGACTTTGATCGGAACTGCCTCCCGTTTTCAGATCATTCAGCCATTTTACATTTTCCAGCGGATAGGAAAAGCTTTTAAAATCTGTTCCATTGATATTAATATCAAACTGGTTTTCTCTCCAGTTGATTCCCCAGACTCCTGCTCCGTAATAATTTCCCAGATCATCCCACGGCCATCCGCCCGGAATGGTCTGATGGTCAAAATAAGAATCATCAATCACCAGATCACCGGAAATCTTTGTAATTCCGGAATTCTTAATAGCCTCTATCAGTTTCTTTTTAAAACTCTCGGGTTTATAGGTTTCATACCTCCAGCTTCCCAGAGTAGGATCGCCATTGGAGCTGATGAAGAGATTCCCGTTCAGATTTCCTCCGGATATGCTTCCGGAATAGCTTGATGTAGTGGTATAGGTATAATTTTTCCCTAATGTTTCTAAAGCTGCACCTGCTGTAAATATTTTTTGGGTAGAAGCTGTAGAAAGCCCTTTACTTCCCTGATATTCATATATAAAATTACCATTTTCATCTGATACATAAAATGATAAACTGGAAGCAACCGCGCCTGAGGAATCCATAAGATCTTTGGTGGCCTTATCTAATTTCTGAGCCATATTCTGGGCTGAAACTATCTGTACAGAAAGTATGAGAACTGCAAGTGTTTTTTTCATTGCATTTTTTGTTTTTTTGTACTAAATTTTTGCTGTAAAACTGAAGCAATACCAACAATAGTTGTATAATTTGTATAGCAGTGTTTCAGATTCTGTTATTTAAAACTCTAACTCAAATATAGTTAAAATAAAAGCTTCTTATATTCCTCAAGATCATCAGGAGTGAAAAGGATCTGATGGCCGGAGGTTTTCTCAAATGAACGGTCATAATTAAAATACTCTTCATAGCCATCCTCGTCTATAAACATATCCATTTGGCATTCTTTTATATATTCGGACTTTTCTCCATAATCTTCCTTGTGATATTTATTGGCACCCCAAGATTCATTATTACAATGTAAACAGGATTTACCATATAGTGCTTTATGGCCACATACCTCACAATCTTTCAGATGGTCGAACAAATCTGAAATTCTGCTCTGCATATCTTCAGAAAACAAATGTAGAGGAACAATTCTTAAAAGCTTATAATAATTCGGTTCCTGATTGGAAAAAGAGAAATATTTGTCGGTACTGATCTGTTTTTTAGTGTAAAGTTTCAATTTTTTCAAATCAAACTCTACTTCCGCTTTCACAATATCTTTCAAGTTCAGAATAGCTTTCTGTTTATAAACAACATTCTGTTTTTCATCAATTTCCATGATGGGCTTCTGATCTATAAAATGATTAATACATAAGGTGGTTTCCCAGGAATTAATCATTCTCAGTTTTCCTTCATGGCCACAAATCTCACAAACCTTTTGAGAAAGTTGGGAATAGGTGTTGGTGACCTTTCCCAGCCTGGCATTCAATTCTTTATTCTCAGAATAAATATAACAACGTAATTCTCCAGAGTTCTCCTTGCCAAAGACATCATGGTCCATATTCCATCCTGCATCAACCAGTTCAGACAGCATTTTTCCGATCAGATCATTCCAACCGGTGCTGTTTACTGAAAAATTCTTCAGATTACGTTCTATAAAGCTGTTGATGTCTTGCCGCATCATTATAATGAGCTTCCTGCTTCTATTTCGTAAGGCTCTTTTCCTTTTTCAAAAATCCTGGTCAGTTCGCTTCCTTCCACCGTAATGGTATCATTGATTCTTCTGATCCAGTTTCCTTCTCTAAGGCCAACTACTTTAAGATCATTTTGGGTAAGGAATTCCATGATGCGGGTTTCCCTTGTTTCTCCGTTATGCTTTAAATCCGGATTCGGGTCAAGATAGTGTGGGTTGAGGTTGAACGGAACCAATCCCATACAGTCAAAACTTGGCGGGTAAACGATCGGCATATCGTTCGTTGTTTTCATATTCTGTCCACCGATATTACTTCCTGCGCTGCACCCAAGATATGGTTTTCCGCCGGTTACATTTTCTTTTAAAACAGACATCAGTCCTTCTTCATGTAACGTTTTCACCAATAAAAATGTGTTTCCACCTCCTGTGAAGAAACCTTTTGCCTGGTTTAAAGCTTCAATTTTATCGTTAAACTCATGAAGTCCTTTTACTTTTATGTTGATGGTTTGAAAAAATGCGCGGGCCTTTGCTGTATAATCATCATGGGAAATACCGCCGGGCCTTGCAAAAGGAACAAAAACAATCTCATCAATTCCTTTATATAACTGAATTAATTCTTCTCTTAAATATTCCAGATATTCTCCACCAAAAAGTGTAGAAGTAGAAGCTAATATAATATTCATAGGATATTTTGATTATAAAATAGACTTACAAAGATAGGTTCAAACACTAACGAATCAAAAATTAATCTAAAAAAAATAAGAATCCCGTTAATATTTTCTAAAAAAACTTAAAGCCTCTAAAATTTGAGCTTTTATGGAATTATTATTGAATTTTAGAAACTCGAATTATAAAATATAAGATTATGAAAATGCCGAAAGTTAACATCAAAAACCTATTTGCAGGTTTAATTCTTGTAGGAAGTGCAAGTTTTGTAAGTGCACAAACCACTCAAACGGACAGTGCAAATAAAACTGCCACTCAGGCTGCTGCCACTCAGCAAAACCCTACTATTGAAGGTCTTAAAAAACAAATCGAAGCCAATCCAAAAGATACAGAATCCTTAGCTAAATTGGCTACCGCTTATCAGGAAGCATCAGACTGGACAAATGCGGTTGAAACCTGGAAAAAAATATCCGTTTTGCTACCGGATTGGGCTCCGGCTTACTACAGCCAGGCTTACGCTTATCAGTCAGCTAAAGATGATGCCAATGCAAAGATGGCTTACGAAAAGTATATTGCTGCTGTAAAGCCTGAGGAAGTAGAACAGAATAAGAAGAATCTGGCATATGCTTACTTCTATATAGCCTTCTCAGAACAGCAAACTGATCCGAATAAAGCAAAAGAACATATTGCAAAATCACTGCAGTACGACCCTAACAATCAGGATGCTATAAAACTGAGCAAAGCTTTAAATTCATAACAACAAAAACAAACTTCGGAAGAAATTCCGGAGTTTGTTTTTTGCTTTTTATTAATCTTTTTATTCTATCATCTTCCCAAAGAAGTCTGTTTCACCATGCAGATGCCTGATAATTTTCTCAATATTACGCTGAATACCGGCTTCCGTTTTCAGATTATTGATATAGCGGATTAGCTCATGACGTCTTGAAGGAATCAGTTTTTCAAAATTGCTTGCTGCCAAAGGACTGTCTTTTATAGCCTTTTCCAACCGAGGATGAATCGCAATACTTCTGTCTGAATTATCATATTCCAGCACCACTTCAATGATTTCGCCAATTCTTTTGGGTGAATTTTTCAACATTATAAGATTGACATACAGCCTCCACTCGCCAAGATATTTCATCAGGTTCTGCTGAAATTCCTTTCCGTTGATAGTTCCTTTTACCGGAATTGGACTTTTATTTCTTCCTGAGGTTTCAAAAATTTTCTCCAGAACTTCTTCCGGGATAAAAACAAAAGGATTGATTCCGATAATTTCAAGAGTAGCTGTAAAAGTGGTATTTTTCATGGGATATGGTATTAAACAAAATTAGGTATTAGATTTTACATAGCCTTCAATTCTTTTATAACTTCAATTTACTTATTATTGATTACTCACTACTTACCATAAGCCCTCATATTCCTTAACTTAAGGCTATTATTTTATCACTCTGCTACTGAAGTCCACTCATGAAAAAATCATATCCCAGAACTCAATTAAATGACTTATCTTTGCAGCAATAAATCTATTTAACAAAATGAAATTTTTTATTGACACAGCTAATTTAGAGCAAATCAAGGAAGCTAAAGATCTTGGAATTTTAGATGGTGTAACTACCAACCCTTCATTAATGGCCAAAGAAGGTATTCAGGGAGCTGAAGCAATCAAAAACCATTATAAAACGATCTGCGAACTTGTAGACGGAGATATTTCTGCTGAAGTACTTTCTACAACGTATGAAGAAATGATTAAAGAAGGAGATGAATTGGCTGCAATCCACCCTAATATCGTTGTTAAAATTCCAATGATTAAGGATGGTATCAAAGCATTAAAATATTTTTCTGATAAGGGAATCAAAACTAACTGTACATTGATCTTCTCTCCGGGGCAGGCTCTTTTGGCAGCTAAAGCAGGAGCTACTTATGTTTCTCCGTTCCTTGGAAGATTAGATGATATTTCTACTGACGGATTAAACCTGATTCAGGAAATCAGATTAATTTTCGATAACTATATGTTTGAAACTGAAATTTTAGCAGCTTCTATCCGTCATTCAATGCACATTATTGACTGTGCTAAAATTGGAGCTGATGTAATTACCTCTCCACTGCCTCCAATCTTGAGCTTATTAAAGCACCCATTAACAGACAGCGGATTGGCTCAGTTTATTGCTGATTCTCAGAAACTATCTTAATTACTGACTGTTTTTTTCAGATATAAAAGTCTCGGAACTGCTTCCGGGACTTTATTTATTCATTTCCTTCAATATTTTTTACAACTTTACAAGGGTTTCCTACTGCAACAACATTCTCCGGAATATTTTTGGTAACCACACTCCCTGCTCCTATTACCGAATTATTACCAATGGTAACGCCTGGTAAAATTACAACATTACCACCCAGCCATACATTATCTCCCACCGTAATCGGATGGGCATATTCCAAGCCTGCATTTCTCTGTTTTGCATCAAGTGGATGTCCGGCTGTATAAAAGCTGCAGTTGGGTCCAATAAAGACATTATCTCCAAATTTTACTGCAGCACAGTCCAATATCACAAGATTATGATTGGAATAAAAATTTTCACCTACTTCAATATTATACCCATAGTCACACCAGAAAGAAGGTTCAATATATAGGTTTTCTTTTGTGCTTCCTAAAATTCTCTTAAGCAATTGTCTTCTTCTTTCTGTATCAGAATTCTTCAATCCGTTATATTCTAAGCACAGGTCTTTACATGCTATACGCTCCTGAATCAGTTCAGAATCATAATTCGCATCATATAAAAGTCCGGCTTTGCATTTTTCTTTTTCTGTCATCAATGGTTTCCAGTTTAAATTTGAGATTAAGATCATTAAAAATAAAAATATTTTCTATAATAAAAGCCATAGTCCTACAACCTAAAAAAAAACAGAACAACCTTTTGAGCTATCCTGTTCAGTAGAAAATAATAATTTTAGTTCACCAGATCAGGTTCTATCGGATTGTTGTCTTTCTGAAGCATGTCTTTTGTTCGCTTTTCCATTTCCTTGAGCACCTGATTAGGGTCTGAAAATTCTTTGCCGTCTGCCGTTTTCACTTTAAAAGCTACTTTTCCACCAGATTCACCGCCATTTCTCATCATCAGTTCTCTCACATTTTTGGTAGGATCATTTACATAGGCCTTCCATGCTTTCTTAAACTGGTCTTTGGTTACTTCAATATCTTTCCCATCCAGTCCCAGTATTTTTACGTTCCCAGGAAGCTGCAGTTCTTCTTCCTTCCCTAGTGTCTTTACACTTTTATTACCTACCAGCAGCATACTGTGGGATCCTGTGGCATCTTCAATTTTTACAATAAGCCCAGGAAGTCCATAAAATACATAAGGGCCGTCCTGAATAGGAATATCCGTTGTAAACCATGCCGTCCAGTCTCTTCCACCAAAACTTGTAGTTGCTTTCTGAACCTTGTATTCGCCTATTTTTTGTTGATCAGGTAAAATTTTCCATTCCAGTTTTTTATCTTCCTTAATTTTGTATTTATCCATAGAAATACTTCTGAAAAGATAGGTCTTAAAATCAAGGTACTGCTTGGTAACTTTATAGGAAACCATTCCCGGTTTTTCTGTTCTGTTCATACTGATGCTCCCACCTCCTGATTTCAGCTGCTTCTCAATATTGGCCCGTGCAGTGGAATCCGCTACAAATTTATCATGGCTGTAATAGCTGGATCCGTTTTTATCAATATCAAGCAACATCATTTCCTTCTTCACCTCTTCTTTATTATTAGAATCGGGAATAAACTTATATTCATAGAAAAACCTGTTTACCTGTGCATGTGCAAACATTCCCAGGAAGATAAAAAATAGAACTTTGTTTTTCATAATAGATGATAAAAAAGGCTTTGTCAATATGATATTGGCAAAGCCCGGTTAAACTTTATTTCTTAGTCTGAATTCTTATTTCATTCTGCGTTCCCCGCACTGCGTTTTCTTTAATAATATTGATGCTTGCAATATTTTCAGGCTTTAATGCATGGGCCTGTTCTTTGGAAACTTCAGCTCCATCAATGAAGTATTTTAAATTATCCCAGCCTTTCATATTATACTTTTTCACTCCATTCATGGTAATGTCTCCATTTCCATCTTTTTTAATGAAATCTGCCTGCATAACCATTACTTTAGGAGAACTATTTATTGTTGTGAAGCTTATATTCCTCATTGCCGTTTCTGCTTCCTGTCTGGCCTGTTCAGCAATTACTTTTGCCTGTTCAGCTACTTTTCTTGCCGCTTCTACATCAATTTTAGATTTTTCAACTTCTATTCTTGCCTTTTCGGCAGCTTTTCTTCCTATTTCCGCTGCTTCTATGTTTATTTTTGCAGCTTTCTTTCCTACTTTTTTGGCTTCTTTAGCGGCTTTGGCAGCCTCTCTTTCAATCTTTCGGAGTTCTTTTTTATCAAGAGGATCCATATTTTCAAGATCCGCCATTTGCTTTTTCCATTCAGGAGAATTAAAATATTCTTCTACCTCTTTACTGGATTCATCCGTAATATCCGTCATGGCCGAAACCAAATCATCAATTTCCTCCATTTTCTTTTCAAAAGCTTTACTGTCTGGATCCAGTTTATTTAGTTCTTTCTGTTTTTCATCCATCTTTTTCTGAAGCTCAGCCAATTGCTTGTTGGAATCTTCGGGATCAGGAAGTCTGGTACTTTCCTTTTTTTCTGATTTTTCCTTTACAGTATCTTTTTTAATTTCAGAAACTGCTTTTTTAATAGAAAGGTTAGTTTCTTCAATTTCTCTGTTCTTAGCATTTACCAGATAAGCAAAAGCTACGGTGAATAAAACCGGCAACGCAAGAATTCTATGCGCATACCCGAATTTGGTTTTTGGTTTTTGTAACATTTTAAGTCTTTTTTTAAGGTTTGAACTTAGAAACGGACTGGCTGCAGGCAACTGGGTTCCGGAAAAGTGGCTTGCTAAAAGCATCTGCGCAAATGCTTTGGTGTCCGAATTCTTTACGGCTTTTTTATCAGCCAGATATTCATGAATTAAACTAATTTCTTTTTTAATGATATGAAAGAACGGGTTGAACCAGAAAACAGCCGTCACCACTTCAATAAGAATCTTATCAAATGAATGTTTCTGTTCAATATGTACCATCTCATGTTTTAAAATCTGTTTTCCAACGGCAGAATCCAGGGTAATGGTATTCTTCCAGAAAAGGTTCTTAAAATATGAAAACGGAGCTTCAGCTAAGTCTGTACTGTAAAAATTGATTCCGTCAAAACTTTCTTTCTGAAACTGTTCTTTAAACTGCTGGATCTTGAAGATCCCGTATATAAGCTTCCCTAAAAAGTAGAAAGAAACCAATCCCAGAGCTGAAAAAATAATGTTAAAATAAAGGTTACCATTGTTTACGTTTTTTTGTGTGTTAAAATTCTGAATCTTATCAAGCAGCAAATACACATCACTATTCACTTCTATTGTAAAATCATCCACTTTAATAAGCGGCAGTAAAAGTGATATTACAATTGCCAACAGAAGATAAAATCTGTTATAATGATGGAATGTCTTGTCTTTTAAAGACAACTGATAGTACAGAAACATTACACCGGAACATAAAATTACTTTTCCAAAGTATAGAAGTATCGTCTCCATGGTTATTAGTCTTTGTTTTTAAGTTCATTTAAAAGCATTTCAAGGTCTTCTACTGTCATTTCATTCTTTTCTACCAGAAATGAAACGGCACTTTTATAAGATCCTTTAAAATAGTTTTTCACAAGGCTCTTCATGGTCTTTCCAGAGTACTGCTCTTTGGTAACCAGCGGAAAATACTCATGCTGTCTTCCGTGTACATTATAATCTACGAATTCCTTATCCTTTAATACTTTTAAAATAGTGGAAACGGTATTGGTATGCGGCTTTGGTTCTGGAAAGAGCTCTAGAATATCTTTAAGAAATCCTTTTTCCAGTTTCCATACATACTGCATTACCTGTTCTTCTGCCTTTGTTAAAGTCTGGTTTTTCATATCCTTCATTGTTCATTAAAGTGATATAAAAATGAGAATTTCTATATCACTAAGAAATTAGTTATACAAATGTAGAAATAAAATTGACTCAAACAACTATTTTTTTAGTGATAAACAAAATTAATAATTAATTACCTGTAAATCAATGTTATAATTTTCATTCAAAGATATTATTTTTTTATTAAATGGGCTGTCAGCTATTAATTAGCAGAAAAAATACAGCTTTTCATCTGAGATTCTCATTACGGAAATCCATAATAAATGCAATAGATACTACCATATATTTGGATAAAATTTAATACATGAAAACATTCTGCTATTTTCTCATCTTCTTATTGACCGTTTCCTGTTCTAAATCTGCATCTTCTGATACTTTGAAGTTTACAAAAGATGAATATTCCGGAAAATGGCCATTCTCTGTAAACGAAATTGAAGTTTACTGTTCAGGTTATAAAGAAATTTACTGCAGGGCAAGCAATGGTAAAACCTATGCACTTAATGGCTCTGCAAAAGGAATTTCCCGTAATGATCCTTCTATAAGCAAGGTTGAGGAAATATGGCTGGATGATCCTGACTTTGCTGGATTAAAAATTTCATATGGAGATTTTATTAAAGAAGGTTTAAAGATCTGTGAGAATAAATAATTAAATATTTATGAGATTTCATTTTTGAAACGAAAACATGCATTCATAAATTAAACAATAACACCATTTACAGGCATTAATTTTATTTATTATTAAGATATTTTATAAAAACATCGTCATTACAAGGTACTCAAAAACGTCATTTATACAATAATGAAGACTTTACATTGTAGATTTGTTAAAATTTATTAAATAAAAGTAAAATGAATTTGTTAAAACCGGGAAATTATATTTATTTTAGTGCCTTAAAAATTTCTCATGAAAAGATATAATTTATTGATTGTACTACTGCTGCTTATTTTTAACGTTACTACAGCACAAAAGAAAAAATCTCCCGCTGCTGATCTTAGCATATTAAAGGACACTAAATCTAAAATTGAAGCTACAGTTCCATTGGTCATTCAGCATCTTCAGACTATTGCTACAAAAGAAGGCGACAATAATATCGTTATCAACGGAAAAACTGCATTGGGAAAAGAATATGGCATCTTAGAATCTGAATGGTTTTTATACAGAAATAATATGAAAAACTGTATCCTGAACAATTCTTCCAAGAAAGCTAAAAAATGTATGGAATACCATACCCAATATCTTAGAAATACATTCATTAATTATAACAACTATATTTCCAACCTTACCAGAAAAAATGGATATTTAGGAGTGGAAGGCGACACTAAGTTTGATTTCAAGCCTGCTGATATTGCAACAAAGCTTACTGAAGCTTATTTCAACGCCAATGATGCTGCGGGAAGAATGAAAGCCGATCAGAAAAGAGAATTCCTGGGAACAACGATGAGTGACGATAACAAGCTAACTCCTTATGCCCAACTTGCTCAATAAAAGAAACAGATATACGAACCATATACAAAGAGAACTGCAAAGCAGTTCTCTTTTTTTGTGGCAAAAAATCCCCGCCAAAAGCAGTTTTGTGGTACTAATCATAAAACTTGGGGAAAAAGTAGAAATAAGGCGGAGATAATTTGCATCACTCATAAGATCAACTGTCCTACCCTTGATCTAAGAGCTGCACAAAAATAGGACTATGTGCCCTCCCCATAAAAGAATAACTGTAGAATTAAATACTAGTAATTGTAGAAGTAATACTACTTATTATGAAGTATAAATAACTAATATCGGAGTATATTATCACCTCAGCCATCATTCTTTTTTATCTATTTCCACCAATGGTAGTAATTGTGCAGGCCGTCATATTCAAATCCACAACGGGGATATAATGTATTTCCAATTTCATTTGTTTTCTCAGTCTCAAGCATTAATCCGCAAGCCCCTGTTTCTTCACACCATTGTTTACTGCGGTCAATTAATGCTACAGAAAGTCCCTTCCCTCTGTAATCAGAGTGTACAAACAGATCGCTCAGCAGCCATTGTTTTTGTAATTTGGTATAATGGAATAATTTATAAAGCTGTACAAACCCTACAGCTTTACCATCTGCCCAGGCAAGGAAAATATCAGATTCGCTATTCAGGAATCTTTCTTTAAGAAATGCTTTTCCTTTTTCTACATCAGATTCCTGTCTATAAAAAATCCGGTAAAGATTAAATAATTCTGCCGTTTCATTAAGATCTTCAAGACTCGCTTTTTTAATTGTGTAATTCATTGTTATATTCATTTTAATTAACAATGCAAAAGTATCTTTAAAGAGGACTGTATTTATCATCCAGATTTAAGTTATCAGGATAGTCCAGTAAATCAGGATCCGTTTTAAAAATATTCTCTAAAAGCTTAAATACCGCATGTTTTGGATTTTATATTTCTCTACAACTTCAGACCTTTGGCCAATAAAAACAAAACAATGACAGATCTACCCGAAAGAATTAAAAGCACAGACTGGCAGTCTGTTACAGATTCTATGCATAAAAACGGATATGCTATTCTTTCCAATCTATTATCAGATCATGAATGCGACCAGTTGATCTCCGGTTACAGCCAGCCTGAACACTATCGTAAAACAGTTATTATGGCCAGACATCGTTTTGGCCTGGGAGAATATAAGTATTTTAATTACCCGTTGCCGGAATTACTTCATACTTTACGTACCCAGATCTATCCACATCTTGCTCCTATTGCGAATGCGTGGTTTAAAGCCTTACATATTGACACATCTTTCCCATTAGAGCATCAGGTCTTTTTACAGCAATGCCATGCTAACGATCAGAAAAAAGCTACAGTTTTAATTTTAAAATATGGAGAAGGCGGTTTCAATACTTTACATCAGGATCTATATGGTAATCTTTATTTTCCCATTCAGATTGTACTGATGCTGAGCGAACCCGAAAAGGATTTTACCGGCGGAGAATTTGTCCTCACCCAGCAAATACCTAGAGCACAGTCCAAAGCCACT
Coding sequences:
- a CDS encoding sensor histidine kinase, with amino-acid sequence MRKSILTRLNNWIIFVVMTTLVIAIVVSSTALINFLRKEEIKRINLLSKAIRIQQEVKSPDTDVLDLLPEILNINNTIPFIVTDKYKKPILDLGYYRNIPESTIKSPQKLHNLIMNMEKNYDPIEIKVPDGNNQFVYYDNSRLLNNLRYSPYILGLFILLYFGFTFWFFKTIKKTDEGYLWAGLAKETAHQIGTPLSSMIGWMEIMKLENPDSEGVHEIEKDIERLRTISERFSKIGSVPELNDMDFNETIQENYDYLKTRISGKVDFTLHLPAYKVLVPHNKILMSWVIENLVKNAVDAMKGEGAIVMSVFERNKNILIEVKDNGSGMTSQQARNAFKPGYSTKKRGWGLGLSLAQRVIHEYHNGDIKISQTEVGKGTTFRITIKKV
- the dacB gene encoding D-alanyl-D-alanine carboxypeptidase/D-alanyl-D-alanine endopeptidase yields the protein MKKTLAVLILSVQIVSAQNMAQKLDKATKDLMDSSGAVASSLSFYVSDENGNFIYEYQGSKGLSTASTQKIFTAGAALETLGKNYTYTTTSSYSGSISGGNLNGNLFISSNGDPTLGSWRYETYKPESFKKKLIEAIKNSGITKISGDLVIDDSYFDHQTIPGGWPWDDLGNYYGAGVWGINWRENQFDININGTDFKSFSYPLENVKWLNDLKTGGSSDQSLIFTAPHSNVALINGMLPGGKTVTVSGSTPNPPLQLAAEVKQWLKESGIELSGKAVTNSQLELDGKQVLEAPKNNIILTYQSPTLDKIVYWFLRKSVNLYGETLMKTLGKEKKGNSSFKSGVAYLREFWKSKGINPNMINFADGSGLSPQNYVAAKAEVQALLYAKKQSWFESYYDGFPVQDNGMKMKSGTMRDTKSFAGYHTSKDGKKYVFSIIINNYQGSGSAELQKILTVLK
- the pepE gene encoding dipeptidase PepE, with the protein product MNIILASTSTLFGGEYLEYLREELIQLYKGIDEIVFVPFARPGGISHDDYTAKARAFFQTINIKVKGLHEFNDKIEALNQAKGFFTGGGNTFLLVKTLHEEGLMSVLKENVTGGKPYLGCSAGSNIGGQNMKTTNDMPIVYPPSFDCMGLVPFNLNPHYLDPNPDLKHNGETRETRIMEFLTQNDLKVVGLREGNWIRRINDTITVEGSELTRIFEKGKEPYEIEAGSSL
- a CDS encoding tetratricopeptide repeat protein; translated protein: MKMPKVNIKNLFAGLILVGSASFVSAQTTQTDSANKTATQAAATQQNPTIEGLKKQIEANPKDTESLAKLATAYQEASDWTNAVETWKKISVLLPDWAPAYYSQAYAYQSAKDDANAKMAYEKYIAAVKPEEVEQNKKNLAYAYFYIAFSEQQTDPNKAKEHIAKSLQYDPNNQDAIKLSKALNS
- a CDS encoding YdeI/OmpD-associated family protein, with product MKNTTFTATLEIIGINPFVFIPEEVLEKIFETSGRNKSPIPVKGTINGKEFQQNLMKYLGEWRLYVNLIMLKNSPKRIGEIIEVVLEYDNSDRSIAIHPRLEKAIKDSPLAASNFEKLIPSRRHELIRYINNLKTEAGIQRNIEKIIRHLHGETDFFGKMIE
- the fsa gene encoding fructose-6-phosphate aldolase yields the protein MKFFIDTANLEQIKEAKDLGILDGVTTNPSLMAKEGIQGAEAIKNHYKTICELVDGDISAEVLSTTYEEMIKEGDELAAIHPNIVVKIPMIKDGIKALKYFSDKGIKTNCTLIFSPGQALLAAKAGATYVSPFLGRLDDISTDGLNLIQEIRLIFDNYMFETEILAASIRHSMHIIDCAKIGADVITSPLPPILSLLKHPLTDSGLAQFIADSQKLS
- a CDS encoding sugar O-acetyltransferase — translated: MTEKEKCKAGLLYDANYDSELIQERIACKDLCLEYNGLKNSDTERRRQLLKRILGSTKENLYIEPSFWCDYGYNIEVGENFYSNHNLVILDCAAVKFGDNVFIGPNCSFYTAGHPLDAKQRNAGLEYAHPITVGDNVWLGGNVVILPGVTIGNNSVIGAGSVVTKNIPENVVAVGNPCKVVKNIEGNE
- a CDS encoding GLPGLI family protein, which encodes MKNKVLFFIFLGMFAHAQVNRFFYEYKFIPDSNNKEEVKKEMMLLDIDKNGSSYYSHDKFVADSTARANIEKQLKSGGGSISMNRTEKPGMVSYKVTKQYLDFKTYLFRSISMDKYKIKEDKKLEWKILPDQQKIGEYKVQKATTSFGGRDWTAWFTTDIPIQDGPYVFYGLPGLIVKIEDATGSHSMLLVGNKSVKTLGKEEELQLPGNVKILGLDGKDIEVTKDQFKKAWKAYVNDPTKNVRELMMRNGGESGGKVAFKVKTADGKEFSDPNQVLKEMEKRTKDMLQKDNNPIEPDLVN
- a CDS encoding M56 family metallopeptidase, translating into METILLYFGKVILCSGVMFLYYQLSLKDKTFHHYNRFYLLLAIVISLLLPLIKVDDFTIEVNSDVYLLLDKIQNFNTQKNVNNGNLYFNIIFSALGLVSFYFLGKLIYGIFKIQQFKEQFQKESFDGINFYSTDLAEAPFSYFKNLFWKNTITLDSAVGKQILKHEMVHIEQKHSFDKILIEVVTAVFWFNPFFHIIKKEISLIHEYLADKKAVKNSDTKAFAQMLLASHFSGTQLPAASPFLSSNLKKRLKMLQKPKTKFGYAHRILALPVLFTVAFAYLVNAKNREIEETNLSIKKAVSEIKKDTVKEKSEKKESTRLPDPEDSNKQLAELQKKMDEKQKELNKLDPDSKAFEKKMEEIDDLVSAMTDITDESSKEVEEYFNSPEWKKQMADLENMDPLDKKELRKIEREAAKAAKEAKKVGKKAAKINIEAAEIGRKAAEKARIEVEKSKIDVEAARKVAEQAKVIAEQARQEAETAMRNISFTTINSSPKVMVMQADFIKKDGNGDITMNGVKKYNMKGWDNLKYFIDGAEVSKEQAHALKPENIASINIIKENAVRGTQNEIRIQTKK